In Kaistia defluvii, one genomic interval encodes:
- the yacG gene encoding DNA gyrase inhibitor YacG produces MTAPKKPATPKVAEILPLRAPRRCANCSKDTVRAFYPFCSKRCKDVDLHRWLSGAYAIPVVERDAGNGEDD; encoded by the coding sequence ATGACAGCACCCAAGAAGCCCGCCACTCCCAAGGTCGCGGAGATCCTGCCGCTGCGTGCGCCGCGCCGCTGTGCCAATTGCAGCAAGGATACCGTCCGCGCCTTCTATCCGTTCTGTTCCAAGCGCTGCAAGGATGTCGACCTGCACCGCTGGCTGTCGGGCGCCTATGCCATTCCGGTGGTGGAGCGCGACGCCGGCAACGGCGAAGACGATTAA
- a CDS encoding phage holin family protein, with translation MNDDSRSLASLIGDLTEQGSTLVRTEAKLLRAELSEKLTQLGTSAIEIIAGAICMMAALLILLQAFVVALAKAGLGAGWASLLVGVVVAILGAILLKTGSSGLSAKEMKPEKTLNQLENDARTVKEQVR, from the coding sequence ATGAATGACGACAGCCGCAGCTTGGCCAGTCTTATCGGCGATTTGACCGAACAAGGCAGCACACTCGTCCGAACGGAAGCGAAGCTTCTCCGCGCAGAGCTATCTGAAAAACTGACGCAACTCGGCACCTCCGCTATCGAGATTATCGCTGGCGCTATCTGCATGATGGCAGCGCTGTTGATCCTTCTTCAGGCGTTTGTCGTGGCCTTGGCCAAAGCTGGGCTTGGAGCGGGTTGGGCCTCGCTTCTGGTGGGCGTGGTGGTGGCCATTCTCGGGGCCATCCTTCTCAAAACAGGCAGCTCTGGCTTGAGTGCGAAGGAGATGAAGCCCGAGAAGACGCTTAACCAACTTGAAAACGATGCCCGCACTGTCAAGGAGCAAGTGAGATGA